A stretch of Treponema vincentii F0403 DNA encodes these proteins:
- the gyrB gene encoding DNA topoisomerase (ATP-hydrolyzing) subunit B — protein MTTPSYSAENITVLKGLDAVRKRPGMYIGSTGPDGLHHLVYEVVDNCIDEAMAGYCDTILVVLEKNDTVRVEDNGRGIPVDIHPEEGVSALELVLTRLHAGGKFDKGSYKVSGGLHGVGVSVVNALSTSMEAIVCRDGFEYVQKFALGEPLGPVTKRGETQKRGTTIRWTADPSIFTETTTYNFDVLAVRLRELAFLNNTIKITLRDERLSTPKEVTFAFDGGLSHFVRYLNESKQVLPKEPIYFEGEKNDVVVEIAMQYNDGYKENILSFVNDINTREGGTHLEGFKTALTRVMNEFLKKNAKLSKKMEKEEKLMGEDVRAGLTAVLSVKVPEPQFEGQTKTKLGNSEVRSIVDTFINEKLTLFFEQNPIEIDKILEKAVGEATARIAARKAKEATRRKSGLDSFGLPGKLADCSSKDPEKCEVYIVEGDSAGGSAKKGRDSKTQAILPLWGKMLNVEKTRLDKVLNNEKLQPIIATLGTGIGEDFNLDKIRYHKIIIMADADVDGSHIRTLLLTFFFRYMPELIEHGFVYLAMPPLYKISYNKKEWYVYDDSERDSILNEIGRSVSPAVQRYKGLGEMDGTQLWETTMDPARRKMMRVTLSDAVEADRIFSTLMGEEVEPRRKFIEENAVYANLDV, from the coding sequence ATGACAACGCCTTCTTATTCAGCGGAAAATATTACGGTTTTAAAGGGGCTGGACGCCGTCCGCAAGCGCCCCGGAATGTATATCGGCTCTACCGGCCCTGACGGGCTGCATCATCTGGTATATGAAGTTGTCGATAACTGTATCGACGAAGCAATGGCCGGCTATTGCGACACCATTTTGGTAGTATTGGAAAAAAACGATACCGTCCGGGTAGAAGATAACGGACGCGGTATTCCCGTCGACATCCATCCCGAAGAGGGAGTGAGCGCGCTTGAGCTGGTCTTAACCCGGCTCCACGCCGGCGGTAAATTCGACAAGGGTTCATACAAGGTTTCCGGCGGTCTGCACGGTGTCGGTGTTTCCGTCGTCAATGCGCTGTCTACCAGCATGGAAGCGATTGTGTGCAGGGACGGTTTCGAGTATGTGCAGAAATTTGCGCTCGGCGAGCCGCTCGGCCCTGTTACCAAACGGGGAGAAACTCAAAAACGCGGTACTACCATCCGGTGGACTGCCGACCCGTCTATTTTTACCGAAACAACTACCTATAATTTTGATGTACTGGCCGTGCGTCTCCGCGAACTCGCCTTTTTGAACAACACTATCAAGATTACGCTCCGTGACGAGCGGCTCTCTACTCCTAAAGAGGTAACCTTTGCATTTGACGGCGGGCTTTCTCACTTTGTGCGCTATCTAAACGAAAGCAAGCAGGTGCTGCCCAAGGAGCCTATCTATTTTGAAGGCGAAAAAAACGACGTTGTTGTTGAGATTGCGATGCAGTACAACGACGGCTATAAAGAAAACATCTTATCATTTGTCAACGATATTAACACACGGGAAGGCGGCACGCATCTGGAAGGGTTTAAAACGGCGCTTACCCGCGTGATGAACGAATTTTTGAAAAAAAATGCCAAGCTTTCCAAGAAGATGGAAAAAGAAGAAAAGCTGATGGGTGAAGACGTGCGCGCCGGTTTAACCGCCGTATTGTCGGTTAAAGTGCCGGAGCCTCAGTTTGAAGGGCAAACCAAGACTAAGCTCGGCAACAGCGAAGTGCGCAGTATTGTCGACACCTTTATCAACGAAAAACTCACGCTTTTCTTTGAACAAAACCCCATCGAAATAGACAAAATCCTCGAAAAAGCGGTCGGCGAGGCAACCGCCCGTATCGCGGCGCGGAAAGCAAAGGAAGCAACCCGCCGGAAAAGCGGCCTTGACAGCTTCGGTTTGCCGGGAAAACTTGCAGACTGCTCTTCCAAAGACCCCGAAAAGTGCGAGGTCTACATCGTAGAGGGTGATTCTGCAGGCGGTTCCGCAAAGAAGGGGCGCGACAGTAAGACGCAAGCTATTTTACCGCTATGGGGAAAGATGCTGAACGTCGAAAAAACACGGCTTGACAAGGTGCTCAACAATGAGAAGCTCCAGCCGATTATCGCAACGCTCGGTACCGGCATCGGCGAAGACTTTAACCTCGATAAAATCCGGTATCATAAAATCATCATTATGGCTGATGCCGATGTCGACGGTTCCCATATCCGCACGCTGCTGTTGACTTTCTTTTTCCGCTATATGCCCGAACTGATCGAGCACGGCTTTGTCTATCTTGCAATGCCGCCGCTCTATAAAATTTCTTACAATAAAAAAGAATGGTATGTCTATGACGACAGTGAGCGGGACTCAATCTTGAACGAGATCGGCCGCAGCGTCAGTCCGGCGGTGCAGCGGTACAAAGGTCTGGGTGAAATGGACGGCACACAGCTGTGGGAAACGACGATGGATCCCGCCCGTCGCAAGATGATGCGGGTAACCCTTTCCGATGCGGTAGAAGCCGACCGGATTTTCAGCACGCTGATGGGCGAAGAAGTAGAACCCCGCCGCAAGTTTATCGAAGAAAATGCGGTCTATGCGAATTTAGATGTGTGA
- a CDS encoding GNAT family N-acetyltransferase: MQYCFELLTPQTIYDAAAFVQKHEYRCIDLAEQLRLCLYPGYTARYKKAAAVYAYPQQHTCPQPQKICCGVLLFSTYGILFHCIGTELPEEAILAFGRFFLERDFSYTELYAVAGLREHTLLLEWLIPETASAQHTSARLDAAVDYRLMRRTKPCTDAFFKAAQHNINGTLSIERAAESDLEELFPLQLDYENTEVAFEGRPINPSVCKLSLRARLKTEYIYKVSADGQILARAGTNAQGFHWLQIGGVYTLPAYRNKGLAAAAVAHLIKTHSAEAHGFALFVKTANTAAGRVYEKLGFAQCGLFRMSYWRAREKEKLSSK; this comes from the coding sequence ATGCAGTACTGTTTTGAGCTATTAACCCCGCAAACTATCTATGACGCGGCTGCATTCGTGCAAAAGCACGAATACCGCTGCATCGATCTTGCAGAGCAGCTGCGGCTTTGCCTCTACCCCGGCTATACGGCACGGTATAAAAAGGCGGCAGCGGTATATGCCTACCCGCAGCAGCACACTTGTCCGCAACCGCAAAAAATCTGCTGCGGAGTCTTACTGTTCAGCACATATGGCATTCTGTTCCACTGCATCGGTACGGAGCTTCCCGAAGAGGCAATTTTAGCTTTCGGCCGATTCTTCTTGGAACGGGATTTTTCTTATACGGAGCTCTATGCCGTTGCAGGTCTCCGCGAGCACACGCTCCTTTTGGAATGGCTTATTCCCGAAACCGCCTCTGCTCAACATACATCAGCTCGGCTCGACGCCGCCGTAGATTACCGCTTGATGCGGCGCACTAAACCTTGTACGGATGCATTCTTTAAAGCGGCGCAGCACAACATAAACGGCACGCTGTCGATTGAACGGGCTGCGGAAAGCGATCTTGAAGAACTCTTCCCGCTCCAGCTCGATTATGAAAATACCGAAGTCGCCTTTGAAGGCCGCCCGATAAACCCAAGCGTATGTAAACTTTCGCTGCGCGCCCGCCTTAAAACCGAATATATCTACAAGGTATCGGCAGACGGGCAAATACTCGCAAGGGCGGGAACCAATGCCCAAGGCTTTCACTGGCTGCAAATCGGCGGGGTCTACACGCTGCCCGCATACCGGAACAAAGGCTTAGCCGCAGCAGCCGTTGCGCATCTCATCAAGACCCATAGCGCGGAAGCGCACGGCTTTGCGCTCTTTGTAAAAACCGCCAACACGGCTGCCGGCCGCGTATACGAAAAGCTCGGCTTTGCGCAATGCGGCTTATTCAGGATGAGCTATTGGAGAGCGAGGGAGAAAGAAAAGCTATCCTCTAAATAA
- a CDS encoding Lon protease family protein, whose protein sequence is MNTSTSNTLQQASARELPLSEIQFDIPESKIAALKTQAPNKPIVGQLRAVSALELGLSIDDDGYNIFIMGAPGTGRRTVLSSLLKDYKPNTAGLQDIAYAYNYRHPSEPVALFFPAGEGKKFQHSLKNAVENIYKQALQIEKSENFLSAQKKIMSAVDSDENSMLANFEVMMLSRGFKLLQLKDDPNQSVDLIPLIKGKEVPFGELQLQVARKKFSEQTLNDLRETYYRSLDELADLFALLRKKRTEAEEKLKQLYIDLLKPVIEAEFKPAHSMLESYPAETDTQKKNNEKVAAFLKKTEADLIARAVMYAAPFKSPRHKKAFFGRYAINLICENTEDKSYVIDENQPSFANLFGTIEGHGDEEYGVINGHLRLRGGAVHRALGGFLVLRLKDLLEEEDSWVYLKRVLQSGRITVQAPPAGTHTPSLLKPEPIPAQLKVIIIGGEYSYEILYQEDPDFYKLFKVCAEFDSVMPLTDENLAAVLALIETFVKDRHSLPFSDSGYAKLLAYAVELSESRHLISAQFTKLADFVAEANYTAKQLSCELITDEVIRKTIERRHYLSALPEEKFAEMVQLREILIDTCGTAVGKINGLAVEERGFHTFGIPVSVTAQASPGTAGIINIEREAGLSGEIYDKAHLIISSILRQKYAPDFPLSISAAICFEQSYGMIDGDSASCAELFALLSAIGGIPLRQDIAVTGSLNQLGMVQPVGGISEKITGFFDTCTILGLTGTQGALIPQGNKNNLFLPERVIKAIAEKRFRIWAVSNIDEGIELLSGMDTTSVTVRVSAALRDFAEKVKAFRK, encoded by the coding sequence TTGAATACATCAACATCAAATACCCTGCAGCAGGCTTCGGCACGGGAGCTTCCGCTTTCGGAAATTCAATTCGATATACCGGAATCAAAAATCGCCGCATTAAAAACACAAGCGCCGAATAAACCGATCGTCGGACAGCTCCGTGCGGTTTCCGCATTGGAACTCGGCTTAAGTATTGACGACGACGGCTACAACATTTTTATTATGGGAGCGCCGGGGACAGGCCGCCGGACGGTTCTTTCTTCGTTGCTCAAGGACTATAAACCAAATACCGCCGGTTTGCAAGATATCGCGTATGCGTATAATTACCGCCATCCGTCCGAACCGGTTGCGCTGTTTTTCCCTGCGGGCGAGGGTAAGAAATTTCAGCACAGCCTTAAGAATGCGGTTGAAAATATTTACAAACAAGCGCTGCAGATTGAAAAGTCGGAGAATTTTTTGTCCGCTCAAAAGAAGATTATGTCGGCGGTAGACAGCGATGAAAACTCCATGCTTGCAAATTTTGAAGTGATGATGCTGTCGCGAGGATTTAAACTCTTGCAGCTTAAAGATGATCCCAATCAATCCGTCGATTTGATTCCGCTCATTAAAGGAAAAGAAGTACCGTTCGGTGAGCTGCAGCTGCAGGTCGCGCGGAAAAAATTTTCAGAACAAACGCTCAACGACTTGCGCGAAACGTATTACCGTTCGCTCGATGAGCTTGCCGATCTTTTTGCGCTATTGCGGAAAAAGAGAACGGAAGCCGAAGAAAAGCTCAAGCAGCTGTATATCGATTTACTTAAACCCGTTATCGAGGCGGAATTTAAGCCTGCTCATTCGATGCTGGAAAGCTATCCTGCAGAAACCGATACGCAGAAAAAAAACAACGAAAAGGTCGCCGCTTTTTTAAAGAAGACCGAAGCGGATTTAATCGCCCGTGCCGTTATGTATGCAGCGCCGTTTAAGTCTCCGCGGCACAAGAAGGCTTTTTTCGGGCGGTATGCAATCAATCTCATTTGCGAAAATACGGAAGACAAATCCTACGTTATCGACGAGAACCAGCCGAGCTTTGCCAATCTCTTCGGTACAATCGAAGGACACGGCGATGAAGAATACGGAGTGATTAACGGACATTTGCGTTTGCGCGGGGGAGCGGTGCATCGTGCCTTAGGCGGTTTTTTGGTGCTGCGCCTGAAAGACCTTTTGGAAGAAGAGGATTCGTGGGTGTACTTAAAGCGGGTATTGCAGTCGGGGCGAATCACCGTACAGGCGCCTCCTGCCGGTACGCACACACCTTCGCTTTTAAAGCCGGAGCCGATACCTGCGCAGTTGAAGGTTATCATCATCGGCGGGGAATACTCGTATGAGATTCTCTATCAAGAGGATCCCGACTTTTATAAGCTGTTCAAGGTATGCGCCGAATTCGATTCGGTGATGCCGCTGACTGATGAAAATTTGGCGGCCGTATTGGCGCTGATTGAAACCTTTGTGAAAGACCGACATTCGCTGCCATTCAGCGATTCAGGCTATGCGAAATTGCTTGCGTATGCCGTTGAACTTTCGGAGAGCCGGCATCTGATATCCGCCCAATTTACGAAGCTTGCGGATTTTGTTGCGGAGGCTAATTATACGGCAAAGCAGCTGTCTTGCGAGCTGATTACCGACGAAGTTATCCGCAAAACGATCGAGCGGCGGCATTATCTTTCGGCGTTACCCGAAGAAAAATTTGCCGAGATGGTGCAGCTTAGAGAGATTTTAATCGATACGTGCGGCACGGCGGTCGGGAAAATCAACGGGCTTGCGGTAGAAGAGCGCGGCTTTCATACCTTCGGCATACCGGTGAGCGTTACTGCTCAAGCATCCCCCGGTACCGCCGGTATTATCAACATCGAGCGGGAAGCGGGGCTTTCCGGCGAAATCTACGATAAAGCGCACCTCATTATCAGTTCTATTCTCCGGCAAAAGTACGCGCCGGATTTCCCGCTGTCGATTTCCGCCGCTATTTGTTTTGAACAATCGTACGGAATGATCGACGGGGACTCCGCTTCCTGTGCCGAACTTTTCGCGCTGCTTTCCGCAATCGGCGGAATACCGCTTAGGCAGGACATTGCGGTAACGGGCAGTTTGAATCAGCTCGGTATGGTGCAGCCGGTCGGCGGCATCTCCGAAAAGATAACCGGTTTTTTCGACACCTGTACGATTCTCGGCCTTACCGGTACGCAAGGCGCGCTCATTCCGCAGGGCAATAAGAACAACCTCTTTTTACCGGAGCGTGTCATCAAGGCAATCGCCGAAAAGCGGTTTAGGATATGGGCGGTAAGCAACATCGACGAAGGTATCGAGCTGCTGAGCGGTATGGATACAACCTCCGTTACCGTGCGCGTTTCTGCAGCGCTGCGGGACTTTGCGGAAAAGGTGAAAGCATTCCGCAAATAG
- a CDS encoding threonine aldolase family protein — METENKLYFSSDYMEGAHPAIIQRLVQTNMEQTAGYGTDEYCERARSLIRKACNCPDAAVHFLVGGTQTNATVIDALLNRYEGVIAAQTGHVAVHEAGAIEFGGHKVLPITGDKGKITAAAIEHYLRDFYADGNYEHMVHPGMAYISQPTEYGTLYTKQEITAISTVCRKYRIPLYVDGARLAYALACKENDATLADLTEFCDAFYIGGTKCGALFGEAVVIPDPKRSPHFFTIMKQHGALLAKGRLLGIQFETLFTDDLYLHIGDTAIRAADTIRAFLDSHGYEQYFAAPTNQIFIVLENTRYAELSQKIAFGFWEKKDDSHTVVRIATDWATTDENVTKLLQALA; from the coding sequence ATGGAAACTGAAAATAAACTTTATTTTTCTTCGGATTATATGGAAGGAGCGCATCCTGCGATTATTCAACGCCTTGTACAAACGAATATGGAGCAAACGGCAGGGTACGGCACCGACGAATACTGTGAGCGGGCACGCAGTCTTATCAGAAAGGCCTGTAACTGTCCGGATGCGGCAGTACATTTTCTCGTCGGCGGGACTCAAACGAATGCAACGGTTATCGATGCGCTCCTTAACCGGTATGAAGGCGTTATTGCAGCGCAAACTGGTCATGTTGCCGTACACGAAGCAGGCGCGATAGAGTTCGGCGGGCATAAGGTGCTGCCCATCACAGGCGACAAAGGTAAAATTACCGCCGCAGCAATTGAACACTATCTACGGGATTTTTATGCAGACGGAAACTATGAGCACATGGTGCATCCGGGGATGGCGTACATCTCGCAGCCGACGGAATACGGAACGCTTTACACCAAACAGGAAATAACGGCAATCAGTACAGTCTGCCGCAAATACCGTATCCCACTCTATGTCGACGGTGCACGGCTTGCGTATGCGCTTGCCTGCAAAGAAAACGATGCAACGCTTGCAGATCTTACGGAATTCTGTGACGCCTTTTACATCGGCGGCACTAAATGCGGCGCTCTCTTCGGCGAAGCGGTCGTTATCCCCGATCCTAAGCGCAGTCCGCATTTTTTTACCATTATGAAGCAGCACGGCGCTTTACTTGCAAAAGGAAGGCTGCTCGGCATCCAGTTTGAAACGCTTTTTACCGATGATTTGTATCTCCATATCGGGGACACTGCAATCCGTGCCGCCGACACCATCCGCGCCTTTCTTGATTCACACGGATATGAACAATATTTTGCCGCGCCGACCAATCAGATCTTTATTGTGCTCGAAAACACCCGTTATGCGGAACTTTCTCAAAAAATCGCATTCGGTTTTTGGGAAAAGAAAGACGATTCGCACACTGTTGTCCGCATTGCAACCGACTGGGCAACCACGGATGAAAACGTAACAAAACTCCTACAGGCGCTTGCATAA
- a CDS encoding carbohydrate ABC transporter permease produces the protein MNMNLRIKTASPMKSLTIGVILTLMIVYVILIAYPLFNMVMSSLKPTREILQHPFALPVNPDFSSYKRVWVDMGFGTFFVNSIIVTVSSMVLVLLFGSMASYAISRYAFKGNTLLYMIFLSGIMLPLKAAIIPLFMIIRKLGLMDNFLSVILIFTAMGIPSTIFILSGFFKAIPADLEYAARIDGCNDFVIYSKIMMPVIAPGIALVTIYNAVPIWNDFFFPLVFLHSRSLKTLPVGLSTFFGQHSTNWTLLFTGLTVAILPMMILYLFMSKYFIKGMTAGAIK, from the coding sequence ATGAACATGAACTTACGCATTAAGACTGCCTCTCCAATGAAGAGCCTTACTATCGGCGTTATTTTAACGTTGATGATTGTCTATGTTATTTTGATTGCGTATCCGCTTTTCAATATGGTCATGTCCTCCTTAAAACCGACACGGGAGATTCTCCAACACCCGTTTGCCTTACCGGTCAATCCGGATTTCTCCTCGTATAAACGAGTTTGGGTCGATATGGGGTTCGGCACCTTCTTTGTCAACAGTATCATCGTAACCGTATCTTCGATGGTCTTAGTATTGCTGTTCGGTTCGATGGCATCGTATGCTATTAGCCGGTATGCATTCAAGGGAAATACCCTGCTGTATATGATCTTTTTAAGTGGTATTATGCTGCCGCTCAAGGCCGCCATCATTCCGCTTTTTATGATTATCAGAAAACTCGGACTTATGGATAACTTTTTGTCGGTTATCTTGATTTTTACCGCAATGGGTATTCCTTCAACGATATTTATCCTCTCCGGTTTTTTTAAGGCTATTCCTGCAGACCTTGAATACGCAGCGCGGATAGACGGATGCAATGACTTTGTAATTTACAGTAAGATTATGATGCCGGTCATTGCGCCCGGAATTGCGTTGGTAACTATCTATAACGCAGTTCCTATCTGGAACGACTTCTTCTTTCCGCTCGTTTTTTTGCACAGCAGAAGCTTAAAAACGTTGCCGGTCGGCCTCAGTACCTTTTTCGGACAGCACAGTACCAACTGGACACTCCTCTTTACCGGATTAACCGTAGCCATCTTACCGATGATGATTCTCTATTTATTTATGAGTAAGTATTTTATTAAAGGAATGACAGCCGGCGCGATAAAGTAG
- a CDS encoding carbohydrate ABC transporter permease: MITSKTSKFLWIAFFITPALLIVSVFILLPLFMSLFNSFFNWNQLLRGTFTGLGNFKKLFFTFPYNERFFNALKHNGIWFCCTMLIQNSLGLLFGYALSRKIAGHGIFKRVFFIPVLFSIVAVGFLWGMYLKSDGLVNSFLNLLDLSSLRRAWLGDESTATFAIIATNIWRWVGFPSLVFLAAIDSIDQSCIEAAYIDGVSEIGLFWKIIFPLIIPSITVITVLTVIGSLNVFEQIYTMTDLGGGPNYSTDTIGTLFYRTAFGSVDTGNPEIGIGSTIAVIIYIMTFCISLVSVAIGKTKETQV; this comes from the coding sequence ATGATAACATCAAAGACAAGTAAATTTTTATGGATTGCGTTTTTTATAACGCCGGCGCTCTTAATTGTAAGCGTGTTTATTCTGTTACCGCTTTTTATGAGCTTGTTTAACAGCTTCTTCAACTGGAATCAGCTGCTCCGCGGAACGTTTACCGGATTGGGTAATTTTAAAAAGCTGTTCTTTACTTTTCCGTATAATGAACGCTTTTTTAATGCGTTAAAACATAACGGTATCTGGTTCTGCTGCACGATGCTCATTCAAAACAGCCTCGGTCTGCTGTTCGGGTACGCATTAAGCAGAAAGATCGCAGGACATGGAATATTTAAGCGAGTATTCTTTATACCGGTACTTTTTTCAATTGTAGCGGTAGGCTTTTTGTGGGGAATGTATTTAAAAAGCGACGGACTCGTCAACAGCTTTTTAAATCTTCTCGACCTCTCTTCTCTCCGGCGGGCATGGCTCGGCGATGAAAGTACGGCAACCTTTGCCATCATCGCAACGAATATCTGGCGGTGGGTAGGCTTCCCCTCGCTCGTATTCCTTGCAGCGATTGACTCAATCGATCAAAGCTGTATCGAAGCAGCGTATATCGACGGCGTTAGCGAGATAGGCTTGTTTTGGAAAATCATATTCCCGCTCATCATACCGTCGATAACGGTTATCACGGTATTAACCGTCATCGGTAGTTTAAACGTCTTTGAACAAATATATACCATGACCGACCTCGGCGGCGGACCGAACTACAGCACCGACACCATCGGTACGCTTTTTTACCGCACAGCCTTCGGCTCGGTTGATACGGGTAACCCCGAAATCGGAATCGGCAGCACCATCGCCGTTATCATCTATATTATGACCTTCTGTATTTCGCTCGTATCCGTCGCAATCGGTAAGACAAAGGAGACACAGGTATGA
- a CDS encoding ABC transporter substrate-binding protein, translating into MMKNKVIAALAAFFLLTPLALTAMGSNEKGSGSGEKVTLEFWTWRTEDVEFYEKVIQAFEKKHPNITVKQTAIKNTEYNTIVSASLQGGGGPDVFMGRAYGGLQTLADSGYLLALDNLIPNLKDYSEPAKQGARSIKDGKIYGLPALSQAIFCYYNKAIYKKLGLKVPTTWNEFISNLEVCKKNGITPLANGSKDGWTVETLLGGVGPNFYGANDFFNAVVAGKTTFEDPRFVDAVKKIGALRPYMPELFTGVGYTDIQGAFMNEMAAHMIGGSYEAGTFKANNPSLDFDAFPVPGTTAGKQYVTFYADMNWAVNAGTAHKEAALTFLQFLGSPEVGNMLISDLKMISSTPGVDTSLDPFVGKVITMMKNSTSYIFLVPFRYEQPTGSALWQAAGQGYLAGTLTAEQACKNVQTGIATYYKPFQK; encoded by the coding sequence ATGATGAAAAACAAAGTCATTGCAGCTTTGGCAGCATTTTTTCTTTTGACACCGTTGGCATTAACAGCCATGGGCTCAAATGAAAAAGGCAGCGGATCCGGCGAAAAAGTTACGCTGGAATTTTGGACATGGCGTACCGAGGATGTGGAATTCTACGAAAAAGTGATTCAAGCCTTTGAAAAAAAGCACCCAAATATCACGGTAAAGCAAACCGCCATTAAAAACACCGAGTATAACACAATCGTGAGTGCATCACTGCAAGGCGGTGGCGGACCGGATGTCTTTATGGGCAGAGCCTACGGCGGTTTACAGACGCTTGCGGATAGCGGATATCTCCTTGCACTTGACAACCTTATCCCCAATTTAAAGGATTATTCCGAACCGGCAAAGCAGGGTGCCCGGAGCATTAAAGACGGAAAAATATACGGCCTGCCTGCGTTAAGCCAAGCGATCTTCTGCTACTACAACAAAGCCATTTACAAAAAGCTTGGCTTAAAAGTTCCGACAACGTGGAACGAATTTATTTCCAATCTTGAAGTATGCAAGAAGAACGGAATTACCCCGCTTGCAAACGGCTCAAAAGACGGATGGACGGTAGAAACGCTTTTAGGAGGCGTCGGCCCCAATTTCTACGGTGCCAACGACTTTTTCAATGCAGTCGTCGCCGGTAAAACCACCTTCGAAGATCCCCGCTTTGTCGATGCGGTTAAAAAGATCGGTGCATTGCGACCCTATATGCCGGAACTGTTCACCGGTGTCGGCTATACCGACATTCAAGGCGCATTTATGAATGAAATGGCCGCACACATGATCGGCGGTTCGTATGAAGCAGGCACCTTTAAGGCGAACAATCCTTCCCTTGACTTCGATGCGTTCCCCGTACCGGGTACAACGGCAGGAAAACAGTATGTTACCTTCTATGCCGATATGAACTGGGCAGTCAACGCCGGAACCGCACATAAAGAAGCGGCTCTCACCTTCCTGCAATTCCTCGGTTCACCCGAAGTAGGCAATATGCTGATCTCCGATCTTAAAATGATCAGCTCAACCCCGGGTGTTGATACTTCGTTGGATCCGTTTGTCGGAAAAGTCATCACGATGATGAAAAACAGCACCAGCTATATCTTCCTCGTTCCGTTCCGCTATGAGCAGCCCACCGGCTCCGCTCTGTGGCAGGCAGCAGGACAGGGATACTTGGCAGGTACGTTAACTGCAGAACAAGCCTGTAAGAATGTACAAACAGGCATCGCAACCTACTATAAACCTTTTCAAAAATAG
- a CDS encoding alpha/beta hydrolase has product MALVYTEIFAQSFMRPVSLCAVIPAEDSAPDVSGNKPQAQENRPLKTLYLLHGLYGCHTDWLTLTNIRRYATEKHIAVIMPSAENAFYIDGKLPGQQYGTFVGDELIRLTRRLFHLSDKRDDTVIAGLSMGGAGAIRAACLYPQNFGAAAGISSAFLTREHLSPEHPVFTPEWAKGIFGSIENMESEYKNAVYTMNRSVSKGEYPRLSLECGTSDSLIGVNRDFHRFLQENGVEHYYEETAGGHEWPLWDRGIQKVINRFF; this is encoded by the coding sequence ATGGCACTTGTTTATACGGAAATTTTTGCACAATCTTTTATGCGCCCCGTCTCTCTATGCGCTGTTATTCCGGCGGAAGACAGCGCGCCCGATGTCTCCGGTAACAAACCGCAAGCACAGGAAAACAGGCCGCTCAAAACGCTCTACCTGCTGCACGGGCTATACGGATGCCATACCGATTGGCTTACGCTTACAAACATACGGCGCTACGCAACGGAAAAACATATTGCCGTCATTATGCCGTCGGCGGAAAATGCATTTTATATTGATGGAAAACTTCCCGGGCAGCAGTACGGAACCTTTGTCGGGGACGAACTGATACGGCTTACACGGAGGCTGTTTCACCTTTCGGACAAGCGGGACGACACAGTTATTGCAGGTCTTTCGATGGGAGGAGCCGGAGCAATACGGGCAGCGTGTTTATATCCGCAGAACTTCGGAGCCGCGGCCGGTATTTCCTCCGCCTTTTTAACGAGGGAACATCTTTCTCCCGAACATCCCGTCTTTACTCCCGAATGGGCAAAGGGGATATTCGGCAGCATAGAGAATATGGAAAGCGAATATAAAAATGCCGTATATACCATGAATCGATCCGTATCGAAAGGAGAATATCCTCGACTATCCCTTGAATGCGGTACATCGGACAGCTTAATCGGCGTAAACCGGGATTTTCATCGTTTTTTACAGGAAAACGGCGTCGAGCATTATTATGAAGAAACTGCGGGCGGACATGAGTGGCCGCTTTGGGATCGCGGAATCCAAAAGGTTATTAACCGTTTTTTTTAA